The Raoultibacter phocaeensis genome contains a region encoding:
- a CDS encoding guanylate cyclase — protein sequence MIARLYRSLPLIIILALIALVVYFVVSYRSSPNRAKEVLIRSFIWLTGILSGFFALASLYALLERNYFALDIMASFLAVTLVALGIVLVCRAVFLKHHPQYRKKPMKAKRERRLR from the coding sequence ATGATCGCCCGGCTCTACCGCAGCTTACCGCTGATCATCATCCTTGCGCTCATCGCGCTCGTCGTGTACTTCGTGGTTTCGTACCGCTCGTCGCCCAACCGCGCCAAGGAAGTTCTCATCAGGTCGTTCATATGGCTCACGGGCATTCTTTCGGGCTTTTTCGCGCTTGCGAGCCTCTACGCTCTGCTCGAGCGGAACTACTTCGCGCTCGACATCATGGCGAGTTTCCTTGCGGTGACCCTCGTCGCCCTCGGCATCGTGCTCGTGTGCCGGGCGGTCTTCTTGAAACACCATCCTCAGTATCGCAAAAAGCCGATGAAGGCGAAGAGGGAACGGCGCCTGCGCTAA
- a CDS encoding aminotransferase class V-fold PLP-dependent enzyme produces the protein MDSCYYKDFPALGAFEGELGYTSNPLAYLDNAATTHKPSIVLQTVEGYYRECNANPYRGTYRTSVASTQLYEGSRSIVAHFIGADADEIVFTRNATESLNLVAYSYALDTLAPGDEIVLPISEHHSNLVVWQHVCEKTGAKLVYMRPDENGRLRDEEIEQKITGAAKIVACAHVSNVLGSVFPIEKIVEKAHSVGAVVVLDCAQSAAHLPLDLSALDVDFAAFSGHKLYAPMGIGVLFAKRELLGQMKPFLFGGEMIDEVREYRSTFENGPKRFEAGTPNVAGALGLATAIDYVQRIGFDEIGRVERQLATHLLDGMRAIDSVRIIGNPYATLDRTGVVAFTVDGAHPQDIALVLDGENIAIRTGSHCAQPLHRSLGLESSCRVSPCFYNTTAEIDRFLDTIESVRRTISRRIMAVFP, from the coding sequence ATGGACTCTTGCTACTACAAGGATTTCCCAGCGCTCGGCGCCTTCGAAGGTGAACTCGGATACACCTCGAACCCGCTCGCCTACCTCGACAACGCGGCCACGACGCACAAACCCTCGATCGTCCTTCAGACGGTCGAGGGGTACTACCGCGAGTGCAACGCCAACCCCTATCGGGGCACCTACCGCACAAGCGTCGCCTCAACCCAGCTCTACGAAGGCTCGCGAAGCATCGTCGCGCACTTCATCGGCGCCGATGCCGACGAGATCGTATTTACGAGAAACGCCACCGAATCGCTCAACCTCGTCGCGTACAGCTACGCGCTCGACACCCTCGCACCCGGTGACGAGATCGTCCTGCCCATCTCCGAACACCACAGCAATCTCGTGGTATGGCAGCATGTCTGCGAAAAGACCGGGGCAAAGCTCGTATACATGCGCCCTGACGAAAACGGTCGGCTGCGCGACGAGGAGATCGAGCAGAAGATCACCGGTGCCGCCAAGATCGTCGCATGCGCGCACGTTTCGAACGTGCTCGGTTCGGTGTTCCCCATCGAGAAGATCGTGGAAAAGGCCCATAGCGTCGGGGCGGTCGTCGTACTCGATTGCGCCCAGAGCGCGGCCCACCTTCCGCTCGACTTGAGTGCGCTCGACGTGGATTTCGCCGCGTTTTCGGGGCACAAGCTCTACGCTCCCATGGGCATCGGCGTGCTGTTCGCCAAGCGCGAGCTGCTCGGGCAGATGAAGCCGTTTCTCTTCGGCGGCGAGATGATCGACGAGGTACGCGAGTACCGCTCCACCTTCGAAAACGGCCCGAAGCGCTTCGAGGCGGGAACACCCAACGTTGCCGGTGCCCTCGGACTCGCAACGGCCATCGACTACGTGCAAAGAATAGGATTCGACGAGATCGGACGCGTGGAACGTCAGCTCGCAACGCACCTGCTCGACGGCATGCGTGCGATCGATTCGGTCCGCATCATCGGAAACCCCTACGCGACCCTCGACCGCACAGGCGTCGTCGCCTTTACGGTAGACGGCGCGCATCCTCAGGACATCGCGCTTGTCCTCGATGGCGAGAACATCGCGATCCGCACCGGCTCCCACTGCGCCCAGCCCCTGCATCGCTCACTCGGCCTCGAATCGTCATGCCGCGTAAGCCCGTGCTTCTACAACACAACCGCCGAAATCGACCGCTTCCTCGACACGATCGAGAGCGTTCGCCGCACCATCAGCCGTCGCATCATGGCGGTGTTCCCGTAA
- a CDS encoding aldehyde ferredoxin oxidoreductase N-terminal domain-containing protein: MPQATGGFVGKILIIDLTNQTAETIDSSPYQQWGGGHGMGSALFWDFCEDKTVGPFDEGNVVTVCTNPFSGTPVPSASARVEIQGIGSFADPEWFTRSSMGGRIGGMIKAAGYDAYLVKGKASEKTWVNVINGEVEFHNADELWGLDTAQTQEAIWDRVTGGTPDGEWYTVGTSRDGGRTTQKPAVMCIGPTGENLGRTATITHDASHHAGQSGLGAVWGSKNLKAVSFLGTGSVPVADPAALIDLRVEFQQKFSYNVDDPVLETPNPDAAVYGFITRHPGFNGIYWNARDMISRPYGCQGCFRNCRHNFDDGVGNGIMCAASLFYMSADNLKDQIRAADLQNKLGMNGFETSIISYCRNLYKMGVMGPGKEIESNLPFDKFGSWEFAEAFIKAIAYREDIGADLAEGSARAVKKWGRWEEDSANGTFQYPQWGYYYHYDPRLEVEWSYASVMSERDVNEHGLNWHVHWMPMICSMVGEEPLISAEDMANRLAESTTLGDPLCFDYSEEGIYSDATIEKVAWMRHYGRFWVQSMGMCDWLWPHLIEYASPTGDITPATPNFEPRMYKAVTGIDITFDESLEMGKKIYTLDRAIWHMQGRHRDQEVFAEFVYSLPTSAPYPLPVYEDGKWSYGACLDRTLDRERFETVKDRFYEHEGWDVATGCPTRETLESYDLGHVADALEAAGALKG; the protein is encoded by the coding sequence ATGCCACAAGCAACCGGAGGATTCGTCGGAAAGATCCTCATCATAGACCTCACGAACCAGACCGCAGAAACGATCGACTCTTCCCCCTACCAGCAATGGGGAGGCGGCCACGGCATGGGATCGGCCCTGTTCTGGGACTTCTGCGAAGACAAGACCGTCGGCCCCTTCGACGAGGGCAACGTCGTCACCGTATGCACCAATCCGTTCTCAGGCACCCCCGTGCCCTCGGCCTCGGCCCGCGTCGAAATCCAGGGCATCGGATCGTTCGCCGATCCGGAATGGTTCACCCGCTCGAGCATGGGCGGCAGAATCGGCGGCATGATCAAGGCAGCCGGATACGACGCCTACCTGGTCAAGGGCAAGGCCTCTGAGAAGACCTGGGTGAACGTGATCAATGGCGAGGTCGAGTTCCACAACGCCGACGAGCTGTGGGGCCTCGACACCGCCCAGACCCAAGAGGCCATCTGGGATCGCGTAACCGGCGGCACGCCCGACGGCGAATGGTACACGGTGGGAACGTCGCGCGACGGCGGCCGCACCACCCAAAAGCCCGCGGTCATGTGCATCGGGCCGACAGGAGAGAACCTCGGTCGCACGGCCACCATCACCCATGACGCAAGCCACCACGCAGGACAAAGCGGGCTCGGAGCCGTATGGGGATCGAAGAACCTCAAAGCCGTGAGCTTCCTCGGCACGGGCAGCGTCCCCGTTGCCGATCCGGCGGCGCTCATCGATCTGCGCGTAGAGTTCCAGCAGAAGTTCTCCTACAACGTGGACGACCCGGTGCTCGAAACGCCCAATCCCGATGCTGCCGTGTACGGCTTCATCACGCGGCATCCCGGTTTCAACGGCATTTACTGGAACGCCCGCGATATGATCTCGCGCCCCTACGGATGCCAGGGATGCTTCCGCAACTGCCGCCACAACTTCGATGACGGCGTGGGCAACGGCATCATGTGCGCCGCCTCGTTGTTCTACATGTCCGCCGACAACCTCAAAGACCAGATCCGCGCAGCCGACTTGCAGAACAAGCTCGGTATGAACGGGTTCGAAACGAGCATCATCTCGTACTGCCGCAACCTCTACAAGATGGGCGTCATGGGACCCGGCAAGGAAATCGAGTCGAACCTGCCCTTCGACAAGTTCGGATCATGGGAGTTCGCCGAGGCGTTCATCAAGGCGATCGCATACCGCGAGGATATCGGCGCAGACCTCGCCGAAGGATCGGCGCGCGCCGTCAAGAAGTGGGGCCGCTGGGAAGAGGACAGCGCCAACGGCACCTTCCAGTACCCGCAATGGGGCTACTACTACCATTACGACCCGCGCCTCGAGGTCGAGTGGAGCTATGCGAGCGTCATGAGCGAGCGCGACGTGAACGAGCACGGACTCAACTGGCACGTGCACTGGATGCCGATGATATGCAGCATGGTCGGCGAAGAGCCGCTCATCTCGGCCGAAGACATGGCGAACCGTCTTGCCGAATCGACGACGCTCGGCGATCCGCTTTGCTTCGATTACAGCGAAGAGGGCATCTACTCCGACGCGACGATCGAGAAAGTCGCCTGGATGCGCCATTACGGACGCTTCTGGGTGCAGTCGATGGGCATGTGCGACTGGCTGTGGCCCCACCTCATCGAGTACGCCTCGCCCACCGGCGACATCACGCCCGCGACGCCGAACTTCGAACCGCGCATGTACAAGGCGGTCACCGGCATCGACATCACGTTCGATGAGAGCCTCGAGATGGGCAAGAAGATCTACACGCTCGACCGCGCCATCTGGCACATGCAGGGACGCCATCGCGATCAGGAGGTGTTCGCCGAATTCGTCTACTCGCTTCCGACCAGCGCGCCCTACCCGCTGCCCGTGTACGAGGACGGGAAATGGTCGTACGGCGCCTGTCTCGACCGCACGCTCGACCGCGAGCGCTTCGAAACCGTGAAGGACCGCTTCTACGAGCACGAGGGCTGGGATGTGGCGACCGGCTGCCCCACCCGCGAAACGCTTGAATCGTACGACTTGGGGCACGTCGCCGACGCGCTCGAGGCCGCCGGCGCACTGAAAGGGTGA
- a CDS encoding 4Fe-4S dicluster domain-containing protein — translation MSDASTNAANEKAAAKTVTRRDFIAAIGGVGIGAILAGAGVSAFLVGDEVYAVESSDGYLLVDTKKCGGCETCMLACSLAHSGRTNVNLSRLQLTKNPLGCFPYDVQQNQCRQCPYPSCVDACPTGAMHADPETGVRLVAEGKCIGCERCIEACPFTPSRVQWNYEDKCAQKCDLCLNTPYWNEEGGPNGKQACIEVCPMRAISFTHTIPRQSDEGYDVNLRNEHWAIIGFPIDDEGRVKPDVSVPTASVVKTPPADDTATEE, via the coding sequence ATGTCTGATGCAAGCACGAATGCCGCCAACGAGAAGGCTGCGGCTAAAACGGTAACACGCCGCGACTTCATCGCGGCGATCGGCGGAGTCGGCATCGGCGCGATACTCGCCGGAGCGGGCGTTTCCGCCTTCCTCGTAGGCGACGAGGTGTACGCCGTCGAATCGTCCGACGGATATCTGCTCGTCGACACCAAGAAATGCGGCGGCTGCGAAACCTGCATGCTCGCCTGCTCGCTCGCCCACAGCGGGCGCACGAACGTGAACCTCTCGCGTTTGCAGCTCACAAAAAACCCGCTCGGATGCTTCCCGTACGACGTGCAGCAGAACCAATGCCGCCAGTGTCCCTACCCCTCATGCGTCGACGCCTGCCCCACCGGAGCCATGCACGCCGATCCCGAAACGGGCGTGCGTCTCGTTGCCGAAGGCAAATGCATCGGCTGCGAGCGGTGCATCGAGGCCTGCCCCTTCACGCCCTCGCGCGTACAATGGAACTACGAGGACAAATGCGCGCAGAAATGCGACCTGTGCCTCAACACGCCGTACTGGAACGAAGAGGGCGGTCCGAACGGCAAGCAGGCGTGCATCGAGGTCTGTCCCATGCGCGCCATCTCGTTCACTCACACCATCCCCCGTCAAAGCGACGAGGGCTACGACGTGAACCTGCGCAACGAACACTGGGCGATCATCGGCTTCCCCATCGACGACGAGGGCCGCGTGAAGCCCGACGTCTCGGTTCCGACCGCATCGGTCGTGAAGACGCCGCCCGCCGATGATACCGCCACCGAAGAATAG
- a CDS encoding cytochrome b/b6 domain-containing protein, producing the protein MQETLLFDQFTWLVFAAPFLGLLVAGLSKRQDPVIRGNRILRHDGPARVSHWTHALGTALLLVSGIILGTRFTPAFVTTDASTALWFNVHFVFALLFLFGTFYWLGNTIISRWRFGEHMPTKNAITYTLNHYGSLLGVKKCTYPKEAKYFESERMAFILAIVATVAVLVSGLFKVLAHAIALPEGFMNAITWIHDISAALMLLFFLAHVFFGAILPVSWKTLKSMFTGYLPLDHAKHEHAAWVEELEEKGAIEGADETNDEKDGAGAPFAAQGRKEGIDHV; encoded by the coding sequence ATGCAGGAAACGCTTTTGTTCGACCAATTCACCTGGCTCGTATTCGCGGCCCCCTTCTTAGGATTACTGGTGGCGGGCTTGAGCAAGCGTCAAGACCCCGTCATCAGGGGAAACCGGATACTGAGACACGATGGGCCCGCGCGTGTATCGCATTGGACCCATGCGCTCGGCACGGCGCTGCTGCTCGTGTCGGGCATCATCCTCGGAACGAGGTTCACCCCCGCGTTCGTGACGACCGACGCCTCAACTGCGCTGTGGTTCAACGTGCATTTCGTGTTCGCGCTGCTGTTTTTGTTCGGCACGTTCTACTGGCTCGGGAACACCATCATCTCGCGCTGGCGCTTCGGCGAGCACATGCCCACTAAAAACGCCATCACCTATACGCTCAACCACTACGGAAGCCTGCTCGGCGTCAAGAAGTGCACGTATCCCAAAGAGGCGAAGTACTTCGAAAGCGAGCGCATGGCGTTCATCCTCGCCATTGTGGCAACCGTTGCGGTGCTGGTGAGCGGCTTGTTCAAAGTGCTCGCGCACGCGATCGCGCTTCCCGAGGGCTTCATGAACGCAATCACATGGATCCACGACATCTCCGCGGCGCTCATGCTTCTGTTCTTCCTCGCGCACGTGTTCTTCGGAGCAATCCTGCCGGTTTCGTGGAAGACGCTGAAATCGATGTTCACCGGCTATCTGCCGCTCGATCACGCCAAGCACGAGCATGCCGCCTGGGTCGAAGAGCTTGAGGAGAAAGGCGCTATCGAAGGCGCCGATGAGACGAATGACGAGAAGGACGGCGCGGGCGCCCCGTTTGCCGCACAAGGACGGAAGGAAGGTATCGATCATGTCTGA
- the tig gene encoding trigger factor: METKVEALKDNQVKLTVTIDAKEIDDRIKKTYKDFAYKYNFPGFRRGKAPRPVIDNALGAEAVPATVTDAVLNETYPVAVDEALLYPVSQPQFEDQSSLVEAGKPFTYVATVSVKPEFELSSYEPVEIELPCEHATDEEIADQIDQLREHYYSFEDAPASAKIEEGGYADLAMTATGSDGEALESLTTESRLYGLGVGLFPESFDAELIGLKKGQKKSFDIDITGDSSMMVSSLAEKTDSIHFDIEVLAVKKKDLPEVTDEWAKDTLGFENVEDLKTRIAESIEKQKADMLPGMKENACLNVLAERLEGEAPESMVESNEADLLKSFFQQLQQQSMSFDVYLMQQGITADQFKEDVKKQSTDIAKQDLALDAWARHAKMEVTDQELTDEFAKSGVEDPEALEAEWRANGQMHMLRQGILRTRAVTEVMDTANVTELTGPKKDEDKAEKKPAKKAAAKKTAKKDEAGAEAEEKKAPAKKKAPAKKAEKKETDAEEAKE; the protein is encoded by the coding sequence GTGGAAACAAAAGTCGAGGCATTGAAGGACAACCAAGTCAAACTGACCGTCACGATCGATGCCAAAGAGATCGATGATCGCATCAAGAAAACCTACAAGGATTTCGCCTACAAGTACAATTTCCCGGGCTTTCGCCGCGGCAAGGCTCCGCGTCCGGTCATCGACAACGCCCTCGGCGCTGAAGCCGTTCCGGCGACGGTGACCGATGCCGTGTTGAACGAGACGTATCCTGTCGCCGTGGACGAGGCTCTGCTCTATCCCGTTTCGCAGCCGCAGTTCGAAGATCAGTCCTCGCTCGTCGAGGCCGGCAAGCCCTTCACGTACGTTGCCACCGTATCGGTCAAACCCGAGTTCGAGCTTTCGAGCTACGAGCCGGTTGAGATCGAGCTTCCCTGCGAGCATGCTACCGACGAGGAGATCGCCGATCAGATCGATCAGCTTCGCGAGCACTATTACTCGTTCGAAGATGCGCCTGCGAGCGCCAAGATCGAAGAGGGCGGTTACGCCGACCTCGCCATGACCGCTACCGGTTCTGACGGCGAAGCGCTCGAATCGCTGACGACCGAATCGCGTCTGTACGGCCTTGGCGTGGGCCTCTTCCCCGAGTCCTTCGATGCGGAGCTTATCGGCCTCAAGAAGGGGCAGAAGAAGAGCTTCGACATCGACATCACGGGCGATTCCTCCATGATGGTATCCTCGCTTGCCGAAAAAACCGACTCGATCCACTTCGACATAGAGGTGCTCGCGGTCAAGAAAAAGGACCTTCCTGAGGTAACCGACGAGTGGGCAAAGGATACGCTCGGGTTCGAGAACGTCGAAGATCTGAAAACCCGTATCGCCGAGTCCATCGAAAAGCAGAAGGCCGATATGCTTCCGGGCATGAAGGAGAACGCGTGCCTGAACGTGCTCGCCGAGCGCCTCGAGGGCGAAGCTCCCGAGTCGATGGTCGAATCGAACGAAGCCGACCTGCTCAAATCGTTCTTCCAGCAGCTGCAGCAGCAGTCCATGAGCTTCGATGTGTACCTCATGCAGCAGGGCATCACCGCCGACCAGTTCAAGGAAGACGTGAAAAAGCAGTCCACCGACATCGCCAAGCAGGATCTCGCGCTCGATGCGTGGGCCCGCCACGCGAAGATGGAAGTGACCGACCAGGAGCTCACCGACGAGTTCGCCAAGAGCGGCGTTGAGGATCCTGAGGCCCTCGAGGCCGAGTGGCGTGCCAACGGCCAGATGCACATGCTTCGCCAGGGCATCTTGCGCACGCGCGCCGTCACCGAGGTCATGGATACGGCGAACGTGACCGAGCTTACCGGCCCGAAGAAGGACGAAGACAAGGCCGAGAAGAAGCCTGCCAAGAAAGCCGCTGCAAAGAAGACCGCCAAGAAGGACGAAGCGGGTGCCGAAGCGGAAGAGAAGAAGGCTCCTGCGAAGAAAAAGGCCCCGGCCAAGAAGGCCGAAAAGAAGGAAACCGACGCCGAAGAGGCGAAGGAATAG
- a CDS encoding ATP-dependent Clp protease proteolytic subunit, whose product MTSNIQPATSALIPYVIEQSPRGERSYDIYSRLLNDRIIFLGEQIDDNVANSVVAQMLHLANSDPDKDISLYINSPGGSVTAGLAILDTMNFIKCDVSTICLGECASMAAVLLSSGTKGKRLCLPNSMVLIHQPSGGAQGQQTEIAIVADFMFKTRERLNKILADNTGQSLETIQNDTERDNYMTAEEAKAYGLVDDIVKSQAVVSDDKKSEE is encoded by the coding sequence ATGACATCGAACATCCAACCCGCAACCTCAGCGCTCATCCCTTACGTCATCGAGCAATCGCCGCGCGGGGAGCGCAGCTACGACATCTACTCTCGCCTGCTCAATGATCGCATCATCTTTTTGGGCGAGCAGATCGACGACAACGTTGCCAACTCGGTGGTGGCGCAGATGCTCCATCTGGCGAACTCCGATCCCGACAAGGACATCTCGCTCTACATCAACTCGCCCGGAGGCTCGGTTACAGCCGGGCTCGCGATTCTCGACACGATGAACTTCATCAAGTGCGACGTGTCGACGATCTGCCTCGGCGAATGCGCATCGATGGCCGCCGTGCTGTTGAGTTCGGGCACCAAGGGAAAGAGGCTCTGCCTGCCCAACTCAATGGTGCTCATCCATCAGCCTTCGGGCGGAGCGCAGGGCCAGCAGACCGAGATCGCGATCGTTGCGGACTTCATGTTCAAGACACGCGAGCGCCTGAACAAGATCCTCGCGGATAACACGGGCCAATCGCTCGAGACCATTCAAAACGATACCGAGCGCGACAACTACATGACCGCCGAAGAGGCGAAGGCGTACGGGCTCGTGGACGACATCGTGAAGTCCCAGGCCGTCGTGAGCGATGACAAGAAAAGCGAAGAGTAA
- the clpX gene encoding ATP-dependent Clp protease ATP-binding subunit ClpX, producing the protein MPNDRIDGRDAGYGMEQDPRDIACAFCGKAPHQVSAMISGPGGIYICDECISVCADAMMRDMGLNNASGDMDSPTPVAYGKGGTAARHARGSIEPSVIEPEPEDILADLPTPHELYEELSEHVVGQETAKRALSVAVYNHYKRISLDEDLDDDDVEIAKSNILLLGPTGSGKTLLAQTLARTLQVPFAIADATTLTEAGYVGEDVENILLKLITAADFDVSRAEIGIIYIDEIDKIARKAENLSITRDVSGEGVQQALLKIVEGTEASVPPQGGRKHPQQELIHIDTTNILFILGGAFVGLSDIIGQRVGKTGLGFNAEPPKAKKQTEEELLARVLPEDLNKYGMIPEFVGRIPVITSLKELSEDDLVRILTEPKNALVKQYTRMFEFEDADLVFEPDALRAIAREAVSHGTGARGLRSIMERVLLDVMYDLPEQEGASSVVVRESDITGETKPEIVAVKVSKRKPKRSA; encoded by the coding sequence ATGCCTAACGATAGGATCGACGGGCGCGACGCCGGATACGGGATGGAGCAGGATCCCCGTGATATCGCGTGCGCCTTCTGCGGCAAAGCGCCGCACCAGGTATCGGCCATGATATCGGGGCCGGGCGGCATCTACATCTGCGACGAGTGCATTTCGGTGTGCGCGGATGCTATGATGCGCGATATGGGTCTCAACAACGCGTCGGGGGATATGGATTCCCCGACGCCTGTTGCCTACGGCAAGGGTGGTACCGCCGCCCGCCACGCGCGCGGTTCCATCGAGCCGAGCGTCATCGAGCCCGAACCCGAAGACATCCTCGCCGATCTGCCAACGCCCCATGAGCTCTACGAAGAGCTTTCCGAGCACGTAGTGGGGCAGGAAACAGCGAAACGCGCCCTGTCCGTTGCCGTGTACAACCACTACAAGCGCATCAGCCTCGACGAGGATCTCGACGACGACGATGTGGAGATAGCGAAGAGCAACATCCTTCTGCTTGGGCCCACCGGTTCGGGAAAGACGCTCCTTGCCCAAACGCTCGCCCGCACGCTGCAGGTTCCGTTCGCCATAGCGGACGCGACCACGCTCACCGAGGCGGGCTATGTGGGCGAGGATGTGGAGAACATCCTGTTGAAGCTCATCACCGCAGCCGACTTTGATGTATCGCGTGCCGAAATCGGCATCATCTACATCGACGAGATCGACAAGATCGCGCGTAAGGCCGAAAACCTTTCGATCACGCGCGACGTGTCGGGCGAGGGCGTGCAGCAGGCGCTTCTCAAGATCGTCGAGGGCACCGAGGCGAGTGTGCCGCCGCAAGGGGGGCGCAAGCACCCCCAGCAGGAGCTCATCCATATCGATACGACGAACATCCTGTTCATACTGGGTGGGGCGTTCGTGGGACTGTCCGACATCATCGGCCAGCGCGTCGGAAAGACCGGGCTCGGGTTCAACGCGGAGCCGCCGAAGGCCAAGAAGCAGACCGAAGAGGAGCTGCTCGCACGCGTGCTGCCCGAAGACCTCAACAAGTACGGCATGATCCCCGAGTTCGTCGGGCGCATCCCGGTGATCACCTCGCTCAAGGAACTTTCGGAGGATGATCTGGTGCGCATCCTCACCGAACCGAAGAACGCGCTTGTCAAACAGTACACGCGCATGTTCGAGTTCGAAGACGCCGATCTCGTGTTCGAGCCCGATGCCCTGCGCGCCATCGCGCGCGAAGCGGTAAGCCACGGCACGGGCGCGCGCGGTCTGCGCTCCATCATGGAACGCGTGCTGCTCGATGTGATGTATGATCTGCCCGAACAGGAAGGCGCGTCGAGCGTCGTCGTACGGGAAAGCGATATCACGGGCGAAACGAAGCCCGAGATCGTAGCGGTGAAGGTATCGAAGCGCAAGCCCAAGCGAAGCGCCTAA